From the genome of Carassius carassius chromosome 49, fCarCar2.1, whole genome shotgun sequence:
gtggaagccatgATACGTTTTTTTCCATTATATTTACAATAGATCTTTgcaaaaaatgtctttactgtcacttctgacaAATTTAATgagaataaaagtatgaattactTTTTAACGGTAGTGTACATATATTTGTTTCTCTGGAAAAGAAAGACtaattgtgtatgtcttttaaatgttgatttggcAGTACTAGAATTAGGCTTTGATGCCATGGTTTAAGATAACATTTGACTGAAAGACAAAGTCTTATTTCTTGCCGACTGCTCGTCTAGGAAGCGTGAAGCAGATTACAGAGGGCAGAACTATAGATGACTGATGAGCTTCACAGGGCCTGAAATGTCACAACAGACGCCTGAGAGCAGAGATCTATGAGCAGTCGGGCATCTGGGCTGAACAGAAACAACAAACAGGTCAGCAAGAAACATGCTCTGTCAGCAGCCGGCTCAGCCTCTGTTTCTCCACGTCAAACAAAGCTTTAACTCCAGGAAACGCTCTTTAGGTCTCACAACCTGTGCATTTGCTACAATCTTCCAAACACGACTTTAGATATTTGATGTCTTTTCACACGATCATTAACTTTGTGACACCAAGGCAGAGCCGCAAGTTTCTGCCCATGAATACTTTGCAGTAATTCACAATAAATGCCAAAATGGACATCTTGGAAGTACGTCACAATTACTGGTAGCAATCAAGGCTCGGCTGTATGGCACTTGAGGGGGTGTGGAAACCATTACTTTAATTTGTAGCAACTCCTTTTTTTGCGATCACATCACTGGTTGTGAATTACCTCCTTCATTTCCTGCTCCTGTCATGTGAGGTCTAAACATGTGGCGAACATCTTGTTGCTCATTTCACAGACACATCCCCCAAAAAAACACTGACCAATGACACTCAActtagatcaaataaatgaagaatGTAAATAAAGATTTTgtattattaacagaaaatatgaGTTTATTTTTAGTTTCTCTGGCTATGAGAAAAATATCTTGGCAACATTTGACTGATTCTGGGAATTAACAAAAGATTGTTCTGTTGAAGTGTTTGTATAAAACCAAAAACCAAATCCAGGCCTGTTTGGAGAACATCTTAAACATTTAAATCTTTCGGTGCatcaaggaatagttcagcctactcaacctcaggccatccaagatgtagatgagtttcttcatcagaactgatttggagaaatgtagcattatatctcttgctcaccaatggatcctgtgcagtgaatgggtgccgtcagaataagagtccaaacagctgataaaaacagaaATCCTCaagtaatccataataatgcttcctcttgTGAAAAAgcccatctcctgttgtcctctaacatcaaaatccactgacacatttgtttagaactgttttctccttttttggttgtaaatggtgcttgaccTGTGTatatttctcccctgattcagacataatgactttttcactggagaaagtaatATTATGGAAAGAGgacggtttgaagttaaaatcatcttagtgctttttgtttgatttgttcttacaaacacacagcttttcacttcacaagaaattaattgatggactggtgtggattacttgtggattattgtgatgtttttatcatctgtttggactcattctgacggcacccattcactgcagaggatccactggtgagcaagtgatgcaatgctacatttctccaaatctgttctgatgaagaaacaaactcatctacaccttggatggcctgaggttgagtactttttcagcaaatttttcttttttttttaaatgataagaatgtttactatataaatatatggaTGGCAGTAAACATACCCTGTTTTGTTCTTATCCAGCAGGTTGGGAGCGAGAGCTCGTATATACGTGCAGGTGCAGATGAGCAGTAAGATGACCGTCAACAGACTCTGGAAATTAAATATGGCAGACtgcaagagaaagaaagaggaaatgaATAATGAATCACTTATTAATAAACAACTATAATTATAAAGTACTGTaaccccccaaaatgtggaacaattaatgcacattaaaatggtttaatttaattgattCTTTATTAAACTGATTGAAGAAACCGTAATCTGTGTGGGCAAAACCATAACATTAGTTTTGAAATAACAACCTATTATGTATTCACACTAGGGTCAGTGTTGTTGAGTACTTGgtaatttaaagttttttattattattaaatattaataaatattaaaaactacaGTGATAGTGATATGCATAGTAGTACGCagacaaaaaaaatgtacaaagctTTTGATGTCTATGTAATGACATTTTGTGCATGGTTTACATGATGTGCATGATTTgtatcacaggaaaaaaaattataaagtttactaaaatagaaaatcattattttacaacataatattaatattgtaaaatacgtatttatatatatatatatatatatatatggtcaaaCTGAATTTGtttgaccatatatatatatatatatatatatatatatatatggtcaaaCAAATCCAGTCTTGACCAGCAGAagagattttgtttttaaaatcacatttttaaaacaacttttgaacagCTGTGCATTTTGGTGAAACAAGCGGTCTTCAGTTTAAGGTAATGTTCTTCCTGCCACATCACACTAGCAGCACTGAATACTGTCAGATGATGTGTTCAGCTGAAGTCAAGACTGACAGTACAGAACAGACCTGTGCTGACAGAGATCTCGGCATCACTGCATTGATCCACACGATCAGCTGCTCTCTGTTGTTTATGCTCTTGCATCACTGCAGCAGCAAACAGCACACTGAACTTCTGACAGCGGCTTCACTTTCACTGAACCGTGGACGGATTTACCGCCACGCCAGACAGCACGCGTCGACATTCAGCGAGTTATATCAATTTGACTGCTCGTTTCGACCTCACTTCTAACATcttcaaaataacagttttttactTACCATTTCGATAGCCCAAACCAGCCAACTCACACTTCCGGTGTAGGATGGAAATTACGTCACCGGTACGGCAGCCTGGAAGCGCGAACCGTTGAAAAGCTGgatgagagagagaaattaaatcTGGAGAAGTGTGTTTTGGTTTGAATTAAAACTCATTTAACACACAGCATCAGCGATGAGGTGAGATTTTGCATGCGTAGAGCGCAATGTGCTCGTGATATGAGGGAAAGGCGCCTGTTGGTGACAAATATGATGCTGTTTGTGTTGTTTGTGGAAAGGCTGATTAGTTTCCTGtcataaacaaaacacaaactaatATTTCAACGTTAGTCATAAAAATACGCACCTCAAAGATACAAATaatcaaaaaacaagaaaacatgaGAGTTGATAATTGTATTTGTCATATTTAGCAGAAATATAGCAGCAGCACTGAAAAGGGTTTTGTTGTGAACATGTTACTGACCTTGAAATCTAGTGTTTGTTTTGGTTCCTCACAGAAAGTCTACATCTGtttttacaaaaagtaaaaatttttatcttgatgaaaaatatttgttcttacacacacacacacacacacacacacacactgctgttcaaaagtgggatcagtaagatttataatgttttttaaagaagtctcttctgctcatcaagcctgcatttatttgacccaaaaaaaagtaatattgtgaaatattattgcaatttaaagtaatggttttctattttaatatactttaaaatataatttattatggttatttgattaatacatttaaaaagaacagtatttattcaaaatagaaatcttttctaacaatataagtctttattatcaatttaacatatccttgcagaataaaagcattcaagATTTCATTTTAGAATAatggcttttctttttttttttactttttattaatcaaaaatcctaaaaaaagaacatattacacacatattataaaaacatattaagcagcaaaactgtttccagcattgataataaatcagcatattggaaggATTTTTTATGTGACCCTAAAGactcgagtaatgatgctgaaagtttaGCTTTGcaccacaagaataaattatatttcaaagtattcaactagaaaaccactattttaaattgtaataatatttcacagaattagttttttttttctgtatttctgatcaaataaatgcagccttgatgagcagaagagacttatttaaaaaataaaacgcaTCTTACTGAGCcatgatatatataaatatatatatatatatatatctcatttaTTATGATTAAGGGTTTCTTTTCATCTACAGTGATGTTTGAAGGattttacatgcatttttgtGGTCAATGTCTCTGTGATGTCATCTCATTGGGCAGTAGCTAAAGTCGGCTGTCTGCTATCACTGaggctttttgtttttgtctacTTCCTTGTCAGTGATGCTCTCTGCAATCTAAATGAACTCTAAAACTGTGTTTATGAACGTACCCAGACATTTCTTCATGATTTTCACCACTGAGGAACCTCATTCTGTTTCCATCGCTGTGCAGGAAAGAAGAGGGGTTTTTTTCAGGGTTACTTGTGCATGTTTTGTTACCTTCCTGAAAGAGATTGTCATGTGTAGAATGTCGGTCTTGtttagacaagacaagacaagactgTTTTGTTGAGATGGTCGAGACCATCTGTGGACCTCGACCATCAGTGGAGTGCTTTAGAGTGGAATGTGTCTTAATTACACCTTAGTCAGTGTCGTTCAGTAGCTCTCACATATGTTATTAAGCAACCAATAATCTCTCATGACTGCTAGTGTTAGTATGACTAAGGCCTTCATAATTATAAATCCCTTCTGTCAagttttgtacaatttaaaatgttacaggcttaaatacttcacaatattactgattttttgatcaaataattgcagccttgtggagcagaagagacttctttcaaaaacattaaaatatgttaCAGACTCCAAACCTTTGAACGCCAATCTATCATTATTCTTCCATAAAGCCACTAGATA
Proteins encoded in this window:
- the LOC132132684 gene encoding protein kish-A-like isoform X1 produces the protein MPRSLSAQSAIFNFQSLLTVILLLICTCTYIRALAPNLLDKNKTGFLGIFWKCARIGERKSPYVACCCIIMAFTILFSE
- the LOC132132684 gene encoding protein kish-A-like isoform X2: MSAIFNFQSLLTVILLLICTCTYIRALAPNLLDKNKTGFLGIFWKCARIGERKSPYVACCCIIMAFTILFSE